The genomic window AAATTAGccagatacaaatatattttagatGTCTTTAACTATTtgcaatttgttcattttatcttCAAGCCAAACACCATATCATAGGTAGATCAATTTCATCACCTGGTCAGTAGTCACACAGCACTTGCTTCCTGAACACCATGTTTGGGGGCGTGCCCAGAGTtggaaagtcctgccatgtttttcttccacCCATAAACTCTGTCAACTGATTTACctgattagttctacctcctggctcaAGAACACAAGTCCAGGTGAtaggaacaaaatactggggaagacttttacttttttttccacctcaaGGGGGTGCCATAGTGCTCACAGTAGTAAGTAGCGCTACATAGAGTAAAAGTAGAGTTAATAGAGTGTATGTGCGTACAGTGTAGGGAATAGGGTCATGGGCTCACATGGGTTACAGTCTGTACTTTTGTTTTCAGTCTGAGACACTGGGTTCACTGTATAATGAAACTGGTGAGAGCTCGTTTTGGTGAAACCACTCTCATATTGCATTAAGTGTGAAAAGAGGGTGTTTCACAGAATGCATTTATTGCCAGGAGCATGTGATTGCACTTCCAGGAATGTTTTGTTGCAAAGCAAACCTGATTAGGCATTTTGATTAGCACTCTAGAAAGTGCCTTTGTGcaagcattttaacattttaagttCACTTAATATGTCAATTGTCTTTATAAACATTTGGAAAGTACGCTAATTAAAATTCTCTCTCAGTTGTCTCATGCTGTTGCATTTTTTCATCAAGTTAGAAAATGTGCTAGCTGAATGACCAAATGGAgttaaattatgcaaaaatcAATGTTATCTTCTCAGTGTACTGGTTAGACAGCAGGTGCATAAGCCAGTTATTTAAGTATTGCCACATGTCCACAGTAGGACACAGTTATCAGTGCTTTTCCTGTTCATTTACCTATCTGTGGAGGATGAGCATTTACCTCACACGCTGATTAGAATAATTACCCATTCCGACCTGCATTTAACGAGTTCATTTAACCAtggctatttgtttatttgtcccGCAGTGAAATCTTAGGGTTTACTAATAAAATGTTACCTCATAATTCTATGTTGCTTTATATTTATCGCCagggaaattattttatatgtattgctatgttttcttttataGATTTCACTAACAGCATGCAGGTTGGAAGTGGTAGCCTATGTCGCAGTAAATATAGGCAGTTCTTCCAGTTAAAGTTGTGGAAAGGTATACACGTATTGCTGTCCTGATAAAAtggatttgacatttttaattgcttttttaagTCCTAGCTACCGTTACCGTGATCACATGGTGCAGTATAAACCTGACTCAAATGACTTAAAACTGTCGTCATTCTTAATCGGTTAATGTTATGACAGACGTTACTGTCATATAACATTTATCGATAAATGTATGATAGCTTTATGTCATTTGACATGAGCTGACATTGTATGTTATGCCATCTTGTGACAGCTGTTATGTCATGTATATGATGGTGTCATGTCAGCCTTATGTCAAAGGGTCCAAGTAAAGTGTTTATCAAGAATTTCTCTCATAGCAGCAGTgtcagcattttttatttcactgtgggaACTCAAAGTGCATTCCTGATGGAGAAGTGCGTCAGTTACAAGAAATCTTATTAGCTTAGCAGTAAGAGCAAGCAAATACTGTAGAAAGCAACACTCAACTACCCAGTGAAGCAAGTGTagcaaaatgttcagcattaaaTCAACTTTGGTAGAGTTGTATGTTTCATTTGATCTCATTTAGAGTTCTGTAAACCAATTAGCTGATTAAGCACAGAATATTTTATGacaagctttttttaaagaatatttgtaATTCAATATGTAATCtctatttacttttttcatgaTGACATTTGAGTCCCCTAATAGTAATTCTGAAATCTATCTTTAAATTAGTCTCATTATGAGACAGTATTTACAGCATTTTGGCCTTGTTTAATAATTTTGTGCATGTAACATAGGTCTGGAACTGCGGCACTTTTAAACACTGGTGTATCTGTTATGGGGAACTTCATAATTTGACAGATTTTTCAATCGTTTGCAAACTTGTGCATttcaaacagaataaaacattaCAGTGCATCGTTGTAGTGCCTTATAGACTCCACGACTGTAGCCTTGATCACAGGACTTGGACTGTCACAGGACTGTCGCAATCTCCGATGCCACGGCGTGTTTGTCAGATCGCTCAAAGCTTCGCGTATGGCTGGCAGGATGAACCTATGGGAGGCATACCTCTGGCACCCTGCAGCTCTGCTTCCGGTGTAGCTCACGTCATTGGTCGGTGTGCTCGGCTGCCTGCGTTTGCTCCCtggtggccagcagggggagccctcgaattagctgcagcctgtgacATGGTGCCTGGCTTTGCAGACAACAGACTGTCATTGTTCACATTGTCCTGCTGATGGACCGGTCGGGACCATTGCTTTACATTCATGtgataattatttgtaaaattttttgtcttttttttctctgtttgtcaTTACTATACATcctatatatttgtatatacatatatatacacatatattcatatatgtAATTGAagtattattatgaataattatcAAATTGAATATttccaataataaatattttgttgtacTATTTATCCTGCATGTATTATACTTATATATAGCAGATATCACAGTTTCAAATGTATCCACTGTAGTCTTAGTTTGTTCCAGTTTCCTGGCCACTCTGCCATATTTTGACCCACAGTTGTCGTCTATTGCAGGCATCTGCTCCCTATTCGGCAACAGTCTGCTGCTCTACGTCTCCTATAAGAAGAAGCACCTGCTGAAGGCGGCAGAGTTTTTCATCATTAACTTGGCCGTCAGCGACTTGGGTCTGACTGTGAGTCTGTATCCGCTGGCAGTGACTTCCAGCATTTTCCACAGGTAAACAGAAGTAAACACAACAAAGCGAAGACCATTAATTTTTCATGGCAGcagaaagttaaaaataaaaaggcaccCGTACCATATGCTGTGCGGCATATACCTTATTATCCACTTCACAAAAGAATCTATGTGATATACGTATTGCCCTTGCTACATGTAATATCTGCAATATATGTATGGAGTAAATATTTCAGCTGCTACAGTTTGTATTACGTTGTATTTGAGCAGTCTCCTACCTATGTCATGGAAAGCTGTGGGCTCACTAGTTTCTGTTGACTTAGCACTTCAAGTCATAATTCAAAGTAGTGCATTACACAGTAAATACACTCCTCCTGGTTTCTCTGGTCTAAAATGGTTTCATACTTTGTGGGGCAGACGTTTCAGCTTTCCAAGGCCAGAGTTCTGGACCATGACATTATTTACATCACCAGTCCACAAAGGCAatttaacataatcttaaatctCTGTGTTGTTCAGGTGGCTGTACGGTGAAACAATGTGCGTGATCTATGCTTTCTGTGGAGTGTTGTTTGGGATCTGCAGCCTGACGACACTAACGCTACTCAGTACCGTGTGCTGCCTAAAAGTATGTTATCCTCTGTATGGTAAGTACTGTATGCTTAAACGTACAAGGTTTAAGACCAAGGTTCCTAAACTATAGGAAATTACCTGTCTTCTTttctgggtttctttttttttcttttgcatattATTAAATTTTAGGCCAGTTTTGAGCTATTTGAaatcatgcacaaaaaaaaaagaaagtgtacTTTGTCTTTCCCTTCAAGAGACGATGGAAAAAGGACAACCCATAATTTTATAGAGTAATGTTTATAAAGTGAAAATCCAAAATCTGGTATAATGATAGTTTAAATATGagtaaatgtactgtacttgTATTTTATGCTGGACTAATATTGTAGGGGTCATTACATGGTTATATCTAGAATACTCtggcaaaaacatttaaatacatttgggTATGTAGAGAAAAATTTGTATATGAAATCTTGTGCATgggcacgtgtgcatgtgtgttagactatattaaatatagatatattcaattaaatagatatactatatgaccaaaagtatctgtccggaagcaaatccctgcagcaatgctttgacctctagtataaagccttcccagaagagtggaggttgttacagcagcaaaaggTGGGCAGACTCTGTATTAATGCAGAGATGgtagatgtcaggtgtccacatacttttggccatatagtctATATTCAATTCTATATTACCATAGTCTATATTCTATATATTGTGGAATATATTcaggtatatatatatggaaacTATATGTGAAATTGGTAACATATGAAATCATGAACTTATATTGAGTTGgtaagaggtgtgtgtgtgtctccagggAACAGGTTCAGCTACAGTCACGGGCGCGTGCTGGTGGCGTGCGCCTGGGCGTACGCGCTGCTGTTCGCCTGCTCTCCCCTGGCCCGCTGGGGGGTGTACGGGCCCGAGCCCTACGGCACGGCCTGCTGCATCGACTGGCACACCTCCAACAAGGAGGCGGTGGCCAAGTCCTACACCGTGGTGCTGTTCGTCTGCTGCTACATCCTGCCCTGCGGGGTCATGGTGGCCTCCTACGCCCAGATCCTGTCCGTCGTCTGCCGGTCCCGCCGCACCATGGAGGAGCACGTCTCCGCCCAGTCCCGCCTCGGCAACATCCAGGCCATCATCGTCAAGGTGAGTACGCGTACGCGCAGGGGAGGGGCCACGAAATCAGGTCCGAATCTGTTCTGTCCGTGTAGCGCTTTCCTTTACTGAGGACTGACGCAAAGCCGCTTCACAGGAATAACTGAAGGAGTGctgagcaaaaaccaggcctgatcccccaaaaagcaagcagttaggtaaaaaaaaaaatgacaacaaaaaaaaaaacactaaaaactaCCAAAACAGCTGAAACGGGCAAAACCACAGACCACTAAGTCCACACCCCTGTGCGTctgcaccccacccctctccccccatcccatcccatcctgTTCCACATGCTTCCATTTCCTCCCGGGGGCAGATAAGAgtgctgtttcacacacacacacacacacaaacacacacagcacggcTTCGCATCTGAGAGAAACgcacaaagagaaaaacaggacaGGGAGGGAGCTCAGCTTCATTGGGAGCTCTTGACCGCAGAGAAGACTGCTGCTGCCCGTGTGTTCAGAGATATGTAATGTTGTTTTTCATATGTAATGCGGGTTGCTTGCCTCTCTTTATTTATATGTTCGTACCTCTGATCCACCGGCAAATCAATCTTCGTAGTTCTGATTATagtttgctgtttatttttttttgagccaTTTCGCAACAGTGTGATTATATTGCACGTGGGGACAAATATCGATTCGGTTGATTTAATGCATGTGCTGTTTTGCATTTACGTTTAGGAATTGCTGTGGATTCCAGATTGATTTTCAGAGCTAACCTTTAACGTACGGTCCTTTTACGCAGATGGATATCTGCTGAAGCAATTGATATATTTCAATGACTTTTTCCCCCGTCTCTTcaggaatttcctttgattgtggcgtAGTGTGCCTGTAGAAGCGTTGTGGTGACTATTTCACCCTGATGGTAAGGTTAattatgagtgaggtttagattcagcAGGACTGGCTTCAGTCAAGCCAGGGTgcgttcaatcagctgaatctactTATCAATTAGATTTGgctaattggttgattgagtaactaacggggtatttactttttcacatgagtgTTATGGGTTTGACaacttttttattaaacaaatgttttgtgtttactcggtTTTCCTTAGTCCAGGGGTGGGCAATgagggccgtatctgtttctggttttttctagttttcatgccaacttctggcatTAATTACTTTATGACCCCTAACATTTACGCCATCTGGCTTTTCACCTgcatttcttgataagtgcaTGAAGGACAGCCGGAGACTGTTCTCGTGTCTGTATATgagatgttttactgtgatctaacctacgagtgaaccagtgttggtgtgtacagccaattggctcatttagccagagtaattggtggaaacaaaaatctgcaaacacaccggccctccaggactggaagtGCCCACCCCTGCCTTAgtcttatattacatttttcttaagatctgaaattttttttgtctgtgacaaatatgcaataatagagtcTTTGTAGATTAGAGATATGTACTCCTGTTTTTGGCTGGGTAATCAGAACAGAAGGGAGGGATTTAGGGATTTAATTGTTGCATCATTAATACCACTTCAGTCAAAGTCAGAAGTCAGGCAGGGATTGCAGCTGACGCTAACTCAGTGATGTCCTCCTCTAATGTGTGTTATTTTAGTTCTCTCCATCACAGTCATGAAACATGCATTCTGGATGGCCTGGGGGAGggttaattttgtgttttatgtcagagATAAAACACACAGCTAGCAGTGTTAGATGTGGTATTGATCATAGTTCCGTAGAATGGAATAGAATCAAAGCTCAAGGTTCTGTTGAAattacactggacattttactgtatagtATGACACAAAGAATATCATTATAATGTGAAAGTTAGAACACAAActattgttaaaaatgaaacgTTATTGTGTGTTCCAGCTGTGTGCATTCCCAGTGTGTCAGACACTCCCCCATCCTGTTCCAGCTTATCACAGCTGTGTGCATTCCCAGTGTGTGAGACACTCCCTCATCCTGTTCCAGCTTATCACAGCTCTGTGCATTGCCAGTATGTGAGACACTCCCCCATCCTGTTCCAGCCTATCACAGCTGTGTGCATTCCCAGTGTGTGAGACACTCCCCCATCCTGTTCCAGCTTATCACAGCTGTGTGCATTGCCAGTGTGTCAGACCCTTCCCTCTCCTGTTCCAGCTCAGTGTGGCGGTGTGCGCAGGCTTCTTCGCGGCCTGGAGCCCGTACGCCGTGGTGTCCATGTGGGCTGCTTTCGGCCACATCGAGAACATCCCCCCCCTGGCCTTCGCCCTGCCCGCCCTGTTCGCCAAGTCCTCCACCCTGTACAACCCCGCCATCTACCTGCTGCTCCGGCCGAACTTCCGCAAGGTGATGCGGCAGGACGTGGCCGTCCTGCAGAGGATGTGCCTGAGGAGCTGCCTGTGCACCAGGAGCCTGGCCAAGTGTGACTCCAACACCATCGTCAAGGTCAGCGCcaaggtcaccccccccccacctttagcTCAGTCACTCCTGCCTGCATGAGTTTGCTTCTGTAGGACGATGCCAAGTGTTTAATGTTATTATGTAATGTCatg from Anguilla anguilla isolate fAngAng1 chromosome 8, fAngAng1.pri, whole genome shotgun sequence includes these protein-coding regions:
- the LOC118233101 gene encoding opsin-5-like yields the protein MGYLRDGASFHSNIPESTDMVVAIVYSIFGICSLFGNSLLLYVSYKKKHLLKAAEFFIINLAVSDLGLTVSLYPLAVTSSIFHRWLYGETMCVIYAFCGVLFGICSLTTLTLLSTVCCLKVCYPLYGNRFSYSHGRVLVACAWAYALLFACSPLARWGVYGPEPYGTACCIDWHTSNKEAVAKSYTVVLFVCCYILPCGVMVASYAQILSVVCRSRRTMEEHVSAQSRLGNIQAIIVKLSVAVCAGFFAAWSPYAVVSMWAAFGHIENIPPLAFALPALFAKSSTLYNPAIYLLLRPNFRKVMRQDVAVLQRMCLRSCLCTRSLAKCDSNTIVKERGSPEPKPPRKTPQTAKKTVRVFVRGKRNTEIDCVEITLEAVPVQTKSAWQ